DNA sequence from the Cellulophaga sp. HaHaR_3_176 genome:
AACCACAAAAATTAGATAGTTTAAAGGTTATTAAAAGTGATTTAACCAACTGTTTTGTAAATGGTTTACCTAATGCTGCGATAGCTGATAAAATTTTTCCGGATAGAAATTTTTCTCATGGACCTAGTCAAACTCAGCCATTTTCAGGTATTGGCTTTGAGTATATTAAATTTGAAATTAATAGTTATATCGGAAACCCTAAATAGTATGCATAAATTGGTATACATAGTAATCTGTTTTATTTTTTTAGCGTGCTCTTCAAAGAAAGAAGAGCCTCTGAATATTATAGTCATAAAAGCTGAATTATTGCTTAAAAACAAAAAATATAATGCAGGCGATTCCATCATTATTCCTTTTAAGATAAATAATCAATCAGCAGAGGTTAAGTTGCATATTAAAAATGCTTTTGGAACTCTTTTATTAAATCCAGAAATTAAAAATGAAAAAATTATTTTTTCATTACCGACCAATTTTTCAAGAAAATCAGGTTTTTGCCACTGGAAGTTACTAGAAAAAGGTCAAACAATTTTAAAAGGTAAAATTGAGATTAGTCCTAATGTAGAGAAAGGAACAAACATGGAAACTTATTTTGGTCCAAGAAGTATAACTGCTGGTTATAAAGATTATTCAATGCTAGTTATATCTCCGACAGACATTTTCGATAATACCGTAATTAAAGGCACTGAAGTTATTATAAAATCACAATTTCAAAAATTAATAAATGAATATAAAGTTGAAACTACTGATTTGATGGCTTGGTATAATGTTCGATCGACTACAAAAGCAGGTAGAATATTAGTAACATCTGAATGTAACGAAAGAACATCAAAAGAACTTACTACAATAGTTTTTCCATCAAACTCAACAAATTTTAAAATTAAAGCTTTTCAAGACCATGATTACGCTGATGGTAATCAAATCTTAAAATTAAAATCTGATATTATAAAAGATGAGTTTGGTAACATTGTTAGTGATGGAACGTTAGTGACTTTTATAATTGAGAACGATAAAAAGTTTCGTTTATATACCGTTGGTACAACAATATCAGGAGTAGTAGAGGCACGAACTCTACACCCTTCAGAAGCGGCAAATTGGAATGTACAAGCTTTTATTACAGGTGCGTCAGAAAGTAACGTTATAGATGTTGATTTTAGAACAGCAATAACCGATTTCCAAATTTATTTTTCTAAGCATAACAGAAACATAGATATAGGACCAATAGAAAGTTTCATGAAACAGCTTGTACCCGACGGTATTCTGGTGCAACTAGATATTTATACAGAAAACGGAGAATTTATTGAAACAAAAAAAACTACAACTAAAGAGGGGGTTAGTTCAATTTTTCTTAGTCCAGAATATTTAGATGATGGTACTTATAGGCTAGTAATTAAAGCAGCAGGTATTACGAAAGAATTTACAAAACAAATAAATGGCACTTAAATTAAATAAAACACTCTATAGAACTGTAATTATTACAACTTTCGTTGCTATGAATGCACTTATTATTTCAGGTATAGGTTCAGCTTGGGTATTTTTAAATACCGGTGCCGACAGAACATCTATGCTGCATTTAGAAGTACCTATGGATGAAGTTTATAGGCCTGAAATTCATTGGTCTAATTTAGAAAACCCAGGTAGACCTATAGAAGAACAGACATTAGGAGAAATCACTAATGATTATTTAAATGCATGGCATGTACGCAATATTGCCTTTAAGAAAAATGATTATTACGGAATAGAAGATTTTTATACAGATAGTGCTCGGGTACGTTTATATGATAATATAGATCTTAACATTAAAAACAATAACTGGTATAAACGTACAACTTTAAAACATAATGGAGATATAGATTTTTATAGTACGGATGGTACTATGGTAGTATTTAAAGATCATAATGTAGAAGAATATCAAGAAATATATACAGGAGAAAGTTTATTACATAAAGAAAAAGATACTACAAGCTACCACGTAATGATGCTTTTAGAAGATGGTTTTTGGAGAATACGACACTTAAATGAAATTGAAAATTATATTGATACAGTAAAAATAGCAGATAGAAATATAAACTTAACATTAGAAAAAATAAAAAACCTAAAGGGAATAAATTATTATCCTAAGGATTCCCCCTGGGACACTTTTGGTAAAAAATTTAATGATTCAGTAATCGATAAAGATTTTAAGATTATAAAAAAAATGGGCTTAAATAGTATTCGAATTTTTGTTCAATATGAAGATTTCGGTAAGAGTTTGGTAAAAGATGAAAAAGTACAATTACTCAAAATAGTATTAGACCTAGCTGAAAAAAATGAATTAGAAGTTCTAATAACATTATTTGATTTTTATGGTGATTACGATGTTTCAAATTGGACACTAACGAATAGGCATGCAGAAGTTATAGTAAAAACTTTTAGAAACCACCCTGCATTATTAGGTTGGGATTTAAAAAATGAACCTGATTTAGATTTTGAATCGAGAGGTCGTGAACGTGTATTAGGTTGGCTTAAACAAATGATGGAGAATATAAAGAGATGGGACAGAAATCATCCGGTAACTATAGGATGGTCTTCACCAGAAACAGCTGTAGAATTAGCTAATCAAGTCGATTTTATATCTTATCATTATTATAGAGAAGCTAGTAAATTTAAAGACGCATATACTGTTTTAGAAAATAGAGTGCCAGACAATAAGCCTAAACTCTTACAAGAGTATGGAGTTTCATCTTATAAAGGACTTTGGAATTTGTATATGGGAGCTAATGAGCAAGAACAGTTCGAGTATTATAAAGAAATGCAAGAAGTACTTTATCAAGAAAAAATACCTTTTATGTTTTGGACTTTGTATGACTTTGAAAAAGTACCAAAAGCAGTTGCAGGCAATTTACCTTGGAAGTCAAAAAAGCAACATTTTTTTGGCTGTTTAGATTCACTAGGAAATCAAAAACCATCATTTAAAATTTTATCAAATATAAAGGGCAGTAACTAAAATTAGTACTACCCTTTATTCACACAACCACTAACCAATCTTTAATATCGTTTACTAATTTTTTTAAATAAAGGGGATTAATAGGATGTATTATCCCCCTTATTACACACAACCACTAACCAATCTTGAATATTGTCACTTAATTTTTTTTAATAAAGGGGGGTAAACACCAAGTATTATTCCCCCCTTACTACACATAACCACTAACCAAAATTTTAATATTTTTAAGCATTTTCTTCTTGTAAAACTATGCTTGTCGATTTTTTTTCTATAATTGTATTGAAATGACTTAAGTACATTTCAGTAATTTTTGACATTGGTAAAGAACAAGCGGCAGTATAATTGATATGTCCTAAACTGCGTCTATATGCGTCATCTGTAATAATATTTTGAACGGCGTTAGCTAAAGAATCTGCATTTTCAGCATCAAAAAACTCTCCCTTATAA
Encoded proteins:
- a CDS encoding glycoside hydrolase family 2 TIM barrel-domain containing protein, whose protein sequence is MALKLNKTLYRTVIITTFVAMNALIISGIGSAWVFLNTGADRTSMLHLEVPMDEVYRPEIHWSNLENPGRPIEEQTLGEITNDYLNAWHVRNIAFKKNDYYGIEDFYTDSARVRLYDNIDLNIKNNNWYKRTTLKHNGDIDFYSTDGTMVVFKDHNVEEYQEIYTGESLLHKEKDTTSYHVMMLLEDGFWRIRHLNEIENYIDTVKIADRNINLTLEKIKNLKGINYYPKDSPWDTFGKKFNDSVIDKDFKIIKKMGLNSIRIFVQYEDFGKSLVKDEKVQLLKIVLDLAEKNELEVLITLFDFYGDYDVSNWTLTNRHAEVIVKTFRNHPALLGWDLKNEPDLDFESRGRERVLGWLKQMMENIKRWDRNHPVTIGWSSPETAVELANQVDFISYHYYREASKFKDAYTVLENRVPDNKPKLLQEYGVSSYKGLWNLYMGANEQEQFEYYKEMQEVLYQEKIPFMFWTLYDFEKVPKAVAGNLPWKSKKQHFFGCLDSLGNQKPSFKILSNIKGSN